The genomic window TTTTCCTTTGGACTTTCTTCTATACGGCTAAATGTTAGCAGATGCCCTTCTGTCTGTTCGAAGTGCTTTGTCGTTCCGAGTTTGCAGTCAGTCCGTGCAGTTGGGGAAATAAATTTGTAAAAAAGTGCGGGGCTTTTCTTGGGAGGGAGAAAAAATACTCTCTTAAAAACTTTGGTCGCAGCGTTGGCTTGTGCGGTTTTTAAGAGTGTATTTTTTGTGGGTGGCTTTTTAATTTGGTTTACTAATACCTAAATTCTCTTTTATATGCAGTTCAGGTTTGTCAATAATGGTCGAAATAAATGCTGCAATACTTTTTCTTGAAATAGCTGTCCCTGTTTCGGTTTCTCCTTTTTGAGTTAACGCATAATCCACTTCGCTGTCATTGGTAAACCAATCAGGTCTTAAAATGGTGTAGTCAAGATTAGATGCTTCAATTATGTCAGCTAATTTTCTGTATGGAATTAAAACAGATTTTAAAGGTGTTTTGTAAATTCCAATAGAACTGATGGCAATAATTCGTTTAATACCCGTTTCGTCCATTGCGTTGACAATGTTAGTTGTCATTGTTTCTAAATTACCAGCAAGATTTACATAAACGATTTGATGACCCGTAATTGCATTTTTTACGCTATTGTAATTCATTGCATCACCTTCAATCACAGTGCAGCCTTCGGCAACACTGTTTGAAAGTCTGCTTTTGTTTCTTACAAATAATGTAATCTCTACATTTTGCAATTGCTTCAACGCCTCAATTACATAGGGAGCAAGGCTTCCGCTTGCTCCAAGGATGATTACCTTTTTCATTTCTAACTTTTAAGCGAAGCCATGTCAATTACAAATCTGTAATGCACATCTCCTTTTTCTAATCTTGTATATGCTGTATTGACATCTTGAATTTTTATCAGTTCAATGTCAGCAGTAATGTTGTGTTTAGCACAGAAGTCTAACATTTCCTGTGTTTCTGCAATGCCTCCAATGTTTGAACCTGCAAAACTTCTGCGTCCTTTTATTACATTAAATGCACTAATTGCAAGTGGCTCTGGTGGCAAGCCAACCAAGACCATACTGCCATCAACTGTAAGTTGGTTTAGGTAAATATTTACATCGTGTTTGGCAGAAACAGTGTCTATAATAAAATTGAGTTTGCCAGCGTATTTTTTCATTTGTTCAGGATCAGAAGATAGAACAGCATCATCTGCACCTAATCTTTTTGCATCGTCAACTTTTGATTGTGAGGTAGTGAACACGGTAACAAAAGCACCCATTGCTTTCGCAATTTTAATGGCAACGTGCCCTAATCCACCAATGCCTAATATTCCAACTTTACTTCCCTGTCCAATTTTCCAATGATTTAGCGGAGAATAAACTGTAATTCCAGCACAAAGCAACGGTGCGGCAGAAGCTAAGTCTAAAGTTTTCGGAATGGTTAGAACATATTTTTCATCAGTTACAATACTTTCTGAATAGCCGCCAAACGTATGTCCACCATAAGTTTTGTCAATGGAGTTGAATGAAAAAGTCATTCCTTCTTCGCAGAATTGTTCAAAGCCGTCTTTACAAGGATTGCATGTTCTGCAAGTGTCAACAATACAACCAACTCCTGCTAAGTCACCCACCTTGAACTTGGTAACGTGATTACCAACAGCAGTAACTCGTCCTACAATTTCATGCCCAGGAACTATCGGATAGATTGCCCCACCAAAATCGTTTTTTACTTGGTGCAAGTCGGAATGACAAATGCCACAAAATAGGATTTCAATTTCTACATCATGTGGAGTTGTGGCTCTACGTTCAATTTTCATTTCTTGCAAAGGCTGTGTAGATGCTCCT from Saprospiraceae bacterium includes these protein-coding regions:
- a CDS encoding NAD(P)-dependent alcohol dehydrogenase, which encodes MEAKQIKAYGTGASTQPLQEMKIERRATTPHDVEIEILFCGICHSDLHQVKNDFGGAIYPIVPGHEIVGRVTAVGNHVTKFKVGDLAGVGCIVDTCRTCNPCKDGFEQFCEEGMTFSFNSIDKTYGGHTFGGYSESIVTDEKYVLTIPKTLDLASAAPLLCAGITVYSPLNHWKIGQGSKVGILGIGGLGHVAIKIAKAMGAFVTVFTTSQSKVDDAKRLGADDAVLSSDPEQMKKYAGKLNFIIDTVSAKHDVNIYLNQLTVDGSMVLVGLPPEPLAISAFNVIKGRRSFAGSNIGGIAETQEMLDFCAKHNITADIELIKIQDVNTAYTRLEKGDVHYRFVIDMASLKS
- a CDS encoding NAD(P)H-binding protein — protein: MKKVIILGASGSLAPYVIEALKQLQNVEITLFVRNKSRLSNSVAEGCTVIEGDAMNYNSVKNAITGHQIVYVNLAGNLETMTTNIVNAMDETGIKRIIAISSIGIYKTPLKSVLIPYRKLADIIEASNLDYTILRPDWFTNDSEVDYALTQKGETETGTAISRKSIAAFISTIIDKPELHIKENLGISKPN